The following are encoded together in the Pedobacter steynii genome:
- a CDS encoding cyclic peptide export ABC transporter: MRKNNLYVFLILIISSLGISPSLFAQLKDEAINSQIQNQVSELMEKGDIPGLSIVVLENGKSLIKSYGYADLELKKPVSPKTLFQIGSCSKAFTALAVEQLIRQEKINVNANVSQYIPWFHPDYKKKPVKITVNQLLHHTSGIAWSTISDIPESDSKDALEKTIRIIAGLPLNRLPGEKYEYATVNYDVLALIIEKVTGETFETYLQDSIINKLKLQYTSVGKPLDNELMSEGYKVGFFKARSYEAPVFKGNNSAGYVITNAIDMSEWLKFQMGMIPSDLYPLAKSTHSRDETVPLHGMDAYAAGWEIALNGTGEIFHGGLNPNFSAHILLRPDRKLAVAVIANSNSTYTPVIARKIMQLLASEKQENQPDPGDNNDTIYSVVFFGLLSYLLMTVLFICFMFSDLIKKERIYLGFSFAMVNQFLLAICFILPFLYGFYFLPRAFLGFDWRSIFIWSPISLSYLIVTAFIAITLTYLAYFLNRCFPNKNKHKDVIPGVVLFSLLSGIANVILIILVTSLVGSKIPLHYILSYYALILVVYLLGRRFVQMNLTKLTRGIVYDLKVKLLSKIFSTSYQHFEKIDRGKIYTALNDDVDVIGQSASTLVSLVTSIITTIGVFVYLASISLVVTLAVIVLFVAFSLAYYFVVQSTNIYFKDAREERNVYMRLINGIVDGFKELSLHGNKKILYRDEVTKSAKAYKEKRSVADIRFINAFLVGESLLLVLLALVAFCVPKFFPEIPVYTALNFVIILLYMIGPINTILGSVPQLLQFKIAWQKIQTFLAQIPANQDLHKKTGEVTSLVKSIKLEQVKFHYKNAENNDFSVGPINLEIKSGQIVFIIGGNGSGKTTLAKLITGLYSSDEGTVFINNMKTDSHCLGEYFSTVFSPFHLFEKLYNIDCTDKDEAIQKYLKLLDLEKKVTINDNKYSTINLSAGQRKRLALLQCYLEDSPIYLFDEWAADQDPSYRHFFYRTLLPEMRKQGKIVIAITHDDHYFDIADHVLKMDEGKLSTVDVVAPGETPDHFYGFKAPLLP; encoded by the coding sequence ATGAGAAAAAATAATCTCTATGTCTTTTTGATTTTAATCATTTCTAGTTTAGGTATATCTCCATCATTATTTGCACAATTGAAGGATGAGGCCATCAACAGTCAAATCCAGAATCAGGTTTCTGAGCTGATGGAAAAAGGTGATATTCCTGGTTTGAGTATTGTTGTACTCGAAAACGGCAAATCACTGATAAAAAGCTATGGTTATGCAGATTTGGAACTTAAAAAGCCCGTCAGCCCAAAAACCTTATTTCAAATTGGCTCTTGTAGTAAAGCATTTACTGCACTGGCAGTAGAACAACTGATCCGGCAAGAGAAAATTAATGTAAATGCAAACGTTTCTCAGTACATCCCATGGTTTCATCCTGATTATAAAAAGAAACCGGTTAAAATAACCGTTAACCAATTGTTGCATCATACCAGTGGGATTGCCTGGAGTACTATCTCAGATATTCCGGAATCTGATAGTAAAGATGCGCTTGAAAAGACAATTAGAATTATTGCGGGACTGCCGTTAAACAGATTGCCAGGCGAAAAATATGAATATGCTACCGTTAATTATGATGTTTTAGCATTGATTATTGAAAAGGTAACAGGAGAAACATTTGAAACTTATCTTCAGGATAGCATTATCAACAAGTTAAAGCTCCAATACACATCAGTTGGAAAACCTTTAGACAATGAATTAATGTCCGAGGGGTATAAAGTAGGTTTTTTTAAGGCCAGGTCTTATGAGGCTCCCGTATTTAAAGGAAACAATTCCGCTGGTTACGTCATTACCAATGCAATTGATATGTCTGAATGGCTTAAGTTTCAAATGGGGATGATCCCTTCGGATCTGTATCCTTTGGCTAAAAGTACCCATAGTAGAGACGAGACCGTTCCCCTGCATGGAATGGATGCTTATGCAGCAGGTTGGGAGATTGCGCTTAACGGGACAGGAGAGATATTTCATGGAGGACTTAATCCGAATTTTAGCGCCCATATTTTGTTAAGACCCGATCGTAAACTCGCAGTAGCAGTAATTGCAAATTCAAATAGCACTTATACTCCGGTTATCGCGAGGAAAATAATGCAATTGCTGGCATCTGAAAAGCAGGAAAATCAGCCAGACCCTGGTGATAATAACGACACGATATATTCTGTGGTCTTTTTTGGTTTGTTGAGTTACCTGCTGATGACTGTTCTATTTATCTGTTTTATGTTCAGTGATCTGATCAAAAAAGAACGTATATATCTGGGTTTTTCATTTGCTATGGTAAATCAGTTTTTACTTGCTATATGTTTCATACTACCTTTTCTATATGGTTTTTATTTTCTTCCCAGAGCATTTCTGGGCTTTGACTGGAGGTCTATATTTATCTGGTCACCGATAAGTCTTAGTTATTTGATTGTAACCGCCTTTATAGCCATTACTCTAACTTATCTTGCTTATTTTCTTAACCGATGTTTTCCTAATAAGAATAAGCATAAGGATGTAATTCCTGGTGTCGTTTTATTCAGCTTACTATCGGGAATCGCCAATGTGATTTTAATTATTCTGGTAACCTCATTGGTGGGGTCAAAAATACCCTTGCATTATATATTGTCTTATTATGCATTAATACTGGTCGTGTACTTGCTCGGAAGAAGATTTGTTCAGATGAATCTGACAAAGTTGACAAGGGGAATAGTGTATGACTTGAAAGTGAAATTGTTATCTAAAATTTTCTCCACTTCTTATCAGCATTTTGAAAAGATCGATAGAGGGAAGATTTATACTGCACTAAATGATGATGTAGATGTGATAGGCCAATCTGCTAGTACACTTGTATCATTGGTTACCAGCATCATTACAACTATTGGAGTTTTCGTATACCTCGCTTCGATCTCTTTAGTGGTAACGCTCGCTGTTATCGTATTGTTTGTAGCATTCTCCTTAGCCTATTATTTTGTTGTTCAAAGTACAAATATCTATTTTAAGGATGCGCGTGAAGAACGTAATGTGTATATGCGTCTGATCAATGGAATTGTTGATGGCTTCAAGGAATTAAGCTTACACGGAAATAAGAAAATATTATACAGGGATGAAGTCACTAAAAGTGCAAAAGCATATAAAGAAAAACGATCTGTTGCAGATATCAGGTTTATCAATGCCTTTTTAGTTGGAGAGTCATTGTTATTGGTGTTATTGGCTTTAGTTGCTTTTTGTGTTCCAAAATTCTTTCCCGAAATTCCTGTCTATACGGCCCTCAATTTTGTGATCATATTGTTGTATATGATTGGTCCGATTAACACCATTTTAGGCTCTGTTCCCCAATTGTTACAATTTAAAATTGCCTGGCAAAAAATACAGACCTTTTTAGCTCAGATACCTGCAAACCAGGATCTTCATAAAAAGACAGGGGAGGTAACTTCATTGGTGAAATCTATTAAACTCGAGCAGGTAAAATTTCATTACAAAAATGCAGAGAACAATGATTTTAGTGTGGGGCCTATTAATCTGGAAATTAAAAGCGGTCAGATTGTATTCATTATCGGTGGTAATGGGAGTGGAAAAACCACATTGGCTAAACTCATTACAGGCTTATATTCTTCAGACGAAGGCACCGTGTTCATCAATAATATGAAAACGGATAGTCATTGTCTGGGAGAGTATTTCTCGACGGTATTCAGTCCTTTTCACTTGTTTGAAAAATTGTATAATATTGATTGTACCGATAAAGATGAAGCCATTCAAAAGTATCTGAAATTACTTGATCTTGAAAAAAAGGTTACTATAAATGATAATAAGTACAGTACTATTAATTTATCTGCCGGTCAGCGGAAAAGGCTAGCACTTTTACAGTGTTACCTGGAGGATTCCCCAATCTATTTGTTTGATGAGTGGGCTGCTGACCAGGATCCTTCTTACCGTCATTTTTTCTATAGAACCTTACTTCCGGAAATGAGAAAACAGGGTAAAATAGTCATTGCCATTACCCATGATGATCATTACTTTGACATTGCAGACCATGTTTTGAAAATGGATGAGGGTAAGCTATCAACAGTTGATGTAGTTGCACCAGGTGAAACCCCGGATCATTTCTATGGGTTTAAGGCACCATTATTACCTTGA
- a CDS encoding serine hydrolase domain-containing protein codes for MKKQKRFSQKKLASLSNTFFYITGIFLSVGALAFSSSDVFAQSLSFVSGGQSIDVSSFNQHIKKFMEETGIPGASIAIIEDDKVVFSNFYGYQNTSTKAIVDSATLFEACSLSKMYLLSLAYKMVEEGKLNLDKPMYTYLENKRLEHDPRYRLITPKMIINHTSGVENWQRMNDKDVLEILSNPGEKFVYSGEGYHYLADVIASILKEPYQSYLPRRVLSPETRSSTKLNYVLADSSSNISKGHNYVGRALDKWITNEPWPASSVHTNSKAFSALLLGMFNGRFLKKSSVREMTLDMKLISKDSVSQFSIGNGFFVLTSKQDTIFSFAGQNTGFRSDMFYSKVKKRGFVFFTNSDLGLLMGPLINELSTKLDLSLYFNNPGFKSDNYVSALLKIKNRFGIEAMTEEIDRRAEKGEVYADILGNLMIQMYKMDKETAGKLAVTVLKYNPESSNANAILGAVNLKIYHKYALAKSYLVRAKALNYGGTQIDEFIKECDDKLSVNK; via the coding sequence ATGAAAAAACAGAAGCGCTTTTCTCAAAAAAAATTAGCAAGCCTGTCCAACACATTTTTTTATATAACGGGAATATTTCTTTCAGTTGGTGCCCTGGCATTCTCTTCTTCGGATGTATTTGCACAATCTCTTTCATTCGTTTCCGGGGGCCAATCAATTGATGTTAGTTCTTTCAACCAGCATATTAAAAAGTTTATGGAGGAGACTGGAATACCCGGAGCTTCAATCGCTATTATTGAAGATGATAAAGTTGTATTCTCGAACTTTTACGGTTATCAGAATACTTCAACCAAAGCCATTGTTGATTCTGCTACACTTTTTGAGGCATGTTCTTTATCGAAAATGTACTTGCTTAGTCTGGCGTATAAAATGGTGGAAGAAGGTAAGCTGAATCTGGACAAGCCTATGTATACCTATCTGGAGAATAAAAGATTAGAGCATGATCCCAGATATCGGCTAATTACACCTAAGATGATTATAAATCATACTTCAGGAGTGGAGAATTGGCAAAGAATGAATGACAAGGATGTATTGGAAATACTAAGCAATCCGGGTGAGAAGTTTGTGTATTCAGGAGAAGGATATCATTACCTGGCAGACGTAATTGCCTCAATCCTAAAGGAACCGTATCAAAGTTATCTTCCCAGACGGGTTTTGAGTCCGGAAACACGCAGCAGTACAAAACTTAATTATGTGCTGGCTGATTCTAGTAGTAATATATCAAAAGGTCATAATTACGTTGGGAGAGCATTAGATAAATGGATTACCAATGAACCTTGGCCAGCATCTTCAGTTCATACCAACTCAAAAGCTTTTTCAGCGCTTTTGTTAGGCATGTTTAATGGCCGCTTCTTAAAGAAATCAAGTGTAAGGGAAATGACATTGGATATGAAGTTGATTAGTAAGGATAGCGTATCTCAGTTCAGTATCGGGAATGGTTTTTTTGTACTCACAAGTAAACAGGATACCATCTTTAGTTTTGCTGGTCAGAACACCGGTTTCAGGTCTGACATGTTTTATTCTAAAGTTAAAAAAAGAGGATTTGTTTTTTTTACAAATAGCGATCTGGGGCTATTAATGGGGCCGCTAATTAACGAATTAAGTACCAAATTAGATCTTTCTCTATATTTCAATAATCCAGGTTTTAAGTCCGACAATTATGTGTCTGCTCTTCTCAAGATAAAGAATCGTTTCGGAATTGAGGCGATGACCGAAGAAATTGACCGAAGAGCAGAAAAGGGAGAGGTATACGCAGATATTTTGGGAAACCTAATGATTCAGATGTATAAAATGGACAAAGAAACTGCAGGTAAACTGGCAGTTACTGTTCTTAAGTATAATCCCGAATCCAGTAATGCCAATGCTATTCTCGGGGCTGTGAACTTAAAAATATATCATAAATATGCATTAGCCAAGAGTTACCTCGTCAGAGCCAAAGCCCTGAATTACGGAGGAACGCAGATTGATGAGTTTATAAAAGAATGTGATGATAAGTTATCTGTAAATAAATAG
- a CDS encoding non-ribosomal peptide synthetase: MRDLIYKLRQNNIAIDVIDSELQLSIPNGLFLDEIIEEVRANKQELISFIEQAKNNKKVKAIHPVGKKPYYALSSAQRRLYFLYEFDRDSLAYNMPRAVWLDGELDQDRLSGAFRALIHRHEVLRTRIVMIGDEPFQVIGDGSDFSITDYQCLEEEVGAVMSRFIRPFDLGRGPLIRVGLVHVANGATLMMVDMHHIITDGVSHGILIRDFMALYDGQELSAPGLQYKDYSEWQQSAAEQERMAEQKSFWLSAYQDLPEVLDLPCDYERPDHRNHRGESHGFELDEQITGGLRRLAEEQDSTLYVVLLSVYTILLGRLGNREDVVVGTPIAGRRHADLDEMIGMFVNTLALRNYPLGSLSFRDFLKEVSSRTLSCFDHQDFQYEDLVDELKLPRDLGRNPLIEVMFSYENFEIEQLEIPGLVMSAYQQEGEKSSKFDLSLSASEQSGRLYLALSYSIELFSALTIRRFGTYFKQIIDQVLSAPDIRLSELDLLSSPERLRLLDLGRGAVPAYRTDQTVVALFSEQVLKHPDARAIFFEDQELSYQELDHLSNQLSHYLKATEGLQKGELAGVKLERSSWLIIAQLAILKTGAAYVSIDPNYPDTRIDFITNDSQCRFIIDGVFIAGFEALCDSYPRSATALMINGNDPAYVIYTSGSTGLPKGVLITHQSLSNLCLWHQHYYGVCQDSRGTLYSSVGFDASVWEIYPYLVSGGSLYPILRDEMRYDVHALQKFFGQHQITHSYLPSIICQDLVRNDIDLDGALILTGGDVLRINEGTSLKIYNNYGPTENTVVTTVADLTGYKGGVISIGRPISGTCVYILDQYQGLSPEGASGELCISGLGLAAGYVNNEALTAEKFVSNPFEKDGLMYRTGDLVRWGADGNIEFLGRIDDQVKIRGYRIEPGEIEVVISGLEEINQALVVVKEERGDQHLVAYYTTSTMVSVADLKQRLQGLLPEYMLPSYYVHLSEFPLTVSGKIDRRGLPELSLDVSDDYLAASTELERTLTGIWSEVLKIDQDKISVNKSFFDLGGHSLKAVQLISQINKKIKKEVGLVDLFRSSTISALAEVITVKEYTDVISDENLVLLKGGEKAIENLFFIHEVSGSVRGYVELAGLMGQYNCWGLRSELLNSLAPQSVDIKEMASRYVRKLKLVQKTGPYKIAGWSLGGVIALEMIQQLELNGEKNNKVIMIDSPLPVFPNNIFAPKTDDFINPVFTLNEEKALIGGFEEKLISSLTNVQTVKECWELAAEHFEKEGSHEYIINKLPKDMLNLVLAPGTSNKLSDTIKSINTIRSLRHALQRFYYGANEKSDAQLIYMKAETSEVDLRQLQDAFLEKIVVVELGGGHFDLLKAPSVVNVAEYLKKYLDNSL; encoded by the coding sequence ATGAGAGACTTAATATATAAACTAAGGCAAAACAATATCGCAATTGATGTTATAGATAGCGAGCTTCAATTGAGCATACCTAATGGTCTTTTTTTAGATGAAATAATAGAAGAAGTAAGAGCCAATAAACAAGAGCTGATCTCTTTTATTGAACAAGCAAAAAATAATAAAAAAGTTAAAGCGATTCATCCTGTTGGAAAAAAGCCTTATTATGCATTATCCTCTGCTCAAAGGCGTTTGTATTTTTTATATGAGTTTGACCGGGATTCTCTGGCTTATAATATGCCCAGGGCGGTTTGGCTTGATGGAGAGCTGGATCAGGATCGTTTGAGCGGAGCTTTCCGCGCTTTGATCCATCGTCATGAAGTACTCCGGACCAGAATTGTGATGATTGGGGATGAACCTTTCCAGGTTATAGGTGATGGATCAGACTTTTCAATCACAGATTATCAGTGCCTTGAAGAAGAGGTTGGAGCAGTAATGAGCAGGTTCATCCGTCCTTTTGATCTTGGTCGTGGTCCGCTGATCCGTGTGGGACTGGTCCATGTTGCCAATGGAGCGACCTTGATGATGGTGGATATGCACCACATTATTACCGATGGGGTTTCCCATGGGATTCTGATCCGTGATTTTATGGCTTTGTACGATGGGCAGGAACTTTCTGCTCCGGGATTGCAGTATAAAGATTATTCAGAATGGCAGCAAAGTGCAGCAGAACAGGAGCGCATGGCCGAGCAGAAATCCTTCTGGCTTTCCGCGTATCAGGATCTTCCGGAGGTGCTGGACCTTCCCTGCGATTATGAACGTCCGGATCACCGGAATCATCGGGGAGAGAGTCATGGTTTTGAGCTGGATGAGCAGATTACGGGAGGACTTCGACGTTTAGCAGAAGAGCAGGATTCCACCTTATATGTTGTTTTGTTATCGGTTTATACGATCCTTCTTGGGCGTTTGGGTAACCGCGAGGATGTGGTGGTTGGTACACCTATTGCCGGACGCCGTCATGCGGACCTGGATGAGATGATCGGTATGTTTGTCAATACGCTTGCCCTTCGTAATTATCCCTTAGGGAGTTTAAGTTTCCGTGATTTTCTGAAGGAAGTGAGTTCCCGTACTTTATCCTGTTTTGACCATCAGGATTTTCAGTATGAAGATCTGGTTGATGAACTGAAGTTGCCACGTGACTTAGGGCGTAACCCACTGATAGAGGTGATGTTTTCTTATGAGAATTTTGAAATCGAGCAACTGGAGATTCCAGGACTGGTGATGAGTGCCTATCAACAGGAGGGAGAGAAGAGTTCGAAGTTTGACCTTTCGCTTTCTGCTTCAGAGCAATCCGGACGTTTATATCTGGCTTTAAGTTATTCCATCGAATTGTTCAGTGCTTTAACGATCCGTCGTTTCGGAACTTATTTCAAACAGATCATTGACCAGGTCCTTTCCGCTCCTGATATTCGGCTTTCTGAGCTTGATTTGCTTTCTTCCCCTGAGCGTTTACGTTTACTGGACCTGGGCAGGGGAGCTGTCCCTGCTTACCGAACCGATCAGACGGTGGTAGCGTTGTTCAGCGAACAGGTGTTAAAGCATCCGGATGCGAGGGCTATATTTTTTGAAGATCAGGAACTGAGTTATCAGGAACTGGATCATTTATCAAATCAACTGAGTCACTACCTGAAGGCAACCGAAGGGCTGCAAAAAGGAGAGCTGGCCGGGGTTAAACTGGAAAGAAGCAGTTGGTTGATCATTGCTCAGCTGGCTATTCTAAAAACTGGGGCGGCGTATGTATCGATAGATCCGAATTATCCTGATACCAGAATAGATTTTATAACAAATGATAGTCAGTGCAGATTTATCATTGATGGTGTTTTTATTGCTGGTTTTGAGGCGCTTTGTGACTCTTATCCCAGGAGTGCAACAGCGTTGATGATAAATGGAAATGATCCGGCATATGTTATTTATACCTCCGGGTCCACGGGATTACCTAAAGGTGTTCTGATTACACATCAAAGTCTGAGTAATCTATGCTTATGGCATCAGCATTATTATGGGGTTTGCCAGGATAGCCGTGGTACTTTATATTCCAGTGTTGGTTTTGATGCTTCTGTATGGGAGATATATCCTTATTTAGTTAGTGGTGGTAGTCTTTATCCGATTTTAAGGGACGAGATGCGGTATGATGTTCATGCTTTGCAGAAGTTTTTTGGCCAGCATCAGATTACCCATTCTTACCTGCCAAGTATTATCTGTCAGGATCTGGTTAGAAATGATATCGACCTTGATGGAGCATTGATTTTGACTGGGGGGGATGTATTGAGAATAAATGAAGGGACCTCACTAAAAATATATAATAACTATGGACCAACAGAAAATACTGTGGTCACTACGGTGGCTGATTTAACCGGATATAAAGGGGGGGTAATTTCGATCGGACGTCCGATATCAGGTACGTGTGTTTATATATTGGATCAATATCAGGGTTTAAGTCCTGAGGGGGCTTCCGGCGAGTTATGTATCTCTGGTCTTGGTCTTGCAGCTGGTTATGTGAATAATGAAGCTTTAACTGCAGAGAAGTTTGTGAGCAATCCTTTTGAAAAGGATGGGTTGATGTACCGCACCGGAGATCTTGTTCGCTGGGGTGCAGATGGGAATATCGAATTTTTGGGTCGTATTGATGATCAGGTGAAGATCCGTGGTTACCGGATAGAACCCGGAGAGATCGAAGTGGTGATCAGTGGATTGGAGGAGATCAACCAGGCATTGGTAGTAGTTAAGGAAGAAAGAGGTGATCAACACCTGGTAGCCTATTATACCACATCAACAATGGTTTCGGTTGCTGACTTAAAACAGCGCCTGCAAGGCTTGCTTCCAGAGTATATGCTTCCTTCTTATTATGTTCATTTATCCGAATTTCCATTAACAGTAAGCGGGAAGATAGACCGGCGTGGACTTCCGGAATTGAGTCTGGATGTATCGGATGATTACCTGGCAGCTTCTACTGAACTGGAGCGTACACTTACCGGTATCTGGTCTGAGGTGTTGAAAATAGACCAGGATAAGATCAGTGTGAATAAAAGCTTCTTTGATCTTGGAGGACATTCACTTAAGGCTGTTCAGTTGATTTCTCAGATCAATAAAAAAATCAAAAAGGAAGTAGGATTAGTAGATCTTTTTAGGTCCTCAACGATAAGTGCCCTTGCTGAAGTGATTACAGTAAAGGAGTATACGGATGTTATTAGTGATGAAAATCTGGTTCTACTTAAAGGCGGTGAAAAGGCTATTGAGAACCTGTTTTTTATACATGAGGTCAGTGGTAGTGTTCGGGGCTATGTCGAATTGGCTGGGTTGATGGGACAATACAATTGCTGGGGATTAAGAAGTGAGCTATTAAACTCACTAGCTCCTCAAAGTGTAGACATTAAAGAAATGGCATCCCGATATGTTCGTAAGTTAAAGCTTGTTCAAAAGACCGGTCCATATAAAATCGCCGGCTGGAGTTTGGGAGGCGTAATCGCACTTGAAATGATACAACAACTGGAGCTGAACGGTGAAAAAAACAATAAAGTAATTATGATTGACTCCCCGTTGCCTGTGTTTCCAAACAATATTTTTGCACCTAAAACAGATGATTTTATTAATCCCGTATTTACGTTAAATGAAGAGAAAGCCCTGATTGGGGGATTTGAAGAGAAGTTGATCTCTTCTCTAACTAATGTACAGACTGTAAAAGAATGCTGGGAATTAGCTGCTGAACATTTTGAAAAAGAAGGAAGCCATGAGTATATTATAAATAAACTGCCAAAGGATATGCTGAATCTCGTACTGGCTCCAGGTACTTCCAATAAATTAAGTGACACTATTAAATCTATAAATACAATCAGGTCATTACGTCATGCGCTCCAGCGTTTTTATTATGGAGCTAATGAAAAATCTGATGCACAATTGATTTATATGAAAGCGGAGACATCGGAAGTTGATTTAAGACAGCTTCAGGATGCTTTCCTGGAAAAAATAGTCGTTGTTGAACTGGGAGGTGGTCATTTTGATCTGCTTAAAGCTCCATCTGTTGTAAACGTTGCTGAATATCTAAAAAAATATCTGGATAATAGTCTATAG
- a CDS encoding aspartate/glutamate racemase family protein: MDFKQDMAIGIVGGMGPHSGLTLFNHILSNTKARTDQEHPSVIMMSFPKHIVDRTSFLEGDTEINPAYSIAQIILNLGKSGAKVVGIACNTAHSQHIYDVIIDELVKEKSEVKLMNMPLETCRHLKDSKTGITKVGLMATNGTYKSGVYKKILEDSGYEVIVPDAVFQNQVIHKMIYDVEFGIKASPNNLNVNVQRLMNEALEYFKEKEAEAIILGCTELSMIFKEKMFERIHIVDPTEILALALLREIDV; this comes from the coding sequence ATGGATTTTAAACAAGATATGGCGATTGGGATCGTCGGTGGAATGGGGCCTCATTCGGGACTTACATTGTTTAATCATATTTTGTCCAATACAAAGGCAAGAACTGACCAGGAACATCCTTCAGTTATTATGATGTCTTTTCCCAAACATATTGTAGACCGGACTTCATTTCTGGAAGGAGATACCGAGATAAACCCTGCCTACAGCATTGCCCAGATAATTTTGAACCTGGGTAAGTCGGGAGCTAAAGTCGTAGGAATAGCTTGTAATACTGCGCACTCTCAGCATATATATGATGTAATTATTGATGAGCTTGTCAAAGAAAAAAGCGAAGTTAAACTAATGAATATGCCATTAGAAACGTGTCGTCATTTAAAAGACAGTAAGACCGGGATAACCAAGGTTGGTTTGATGGCAACGAATGGAACTTATAAGTCAGGAGTCTACAAAAAAATCCTTGAAGATTCCGGATACGAAGTTATCGTTCCGGATGCTGTTTTCCAAAATCAGGTGATTCATAAAATGATTTACGATGTTGAGTTTGGTATAAAGGCTTCTCCGAATAATCTAAATGTCAATGTTCAGCGATTAATGAATGAAGCACTGGAATATTTTAAGGAGAAAGAGGCTGAAGCGATCATACTTGGCTGTACCGAGCTTTCCATGATCTTTAAAGAAAAAATGTTTGAAAGAATTCATATTGTAGATCCGACGGAGATCTTAGCATTGGCGCTGTTGCGCGAGATTGATGTTTAA
- a CDS encoding TauD/TfdA family dioxygenase has product MQKKSNLPLIIGLSDADSVNFISYYQTNKIEIEEQLNRIGAIKFQNVSISSLHDFQDIVNAISDKFLSYVDGNSPRTKLTDNVYTSTEYDKNQKITMHNELSYSAQWPNKLFFSCLIPSETGGETLLADSREIVKAMNPEIVEEVKRKGITYIRNLHGGLGLGPSWQDTFETADPRQLETYCKSYNITYQWGENGILRLMQPSKGVIRHRTTDELIWFNQIDQFHPVHLGDEIYEIMQSIYESTEDFPMNVKFGDGTAIEEDMVHEILNTIETVTIAPVWNKNELLIIDNELVSHGRNEFSGERKVLVSMSK; this is encoded by the coding sequence ATGCAAAAAAAATCAAATCTCCCGCTCATTATAGGCTTAAGTGATGCTGATTCAGTAAATTTCATTTCTTATTATCAAACTAATAAAATTGAAATCGAAGAACAATTGAACCGTATAGGGGCTATTAAATTTCAAAACGTAAGCATCTCTTCCCTTCATGATTTTCAGGATATCGTAAATGCGATATCTGATAAATTTTTGAGTTATGTTGACGGTAACTCTCCACGAACCAAACTTACTGATAATGTATATACTTCTACAGAATATGATAAGAATCAGAAAATTACGATGCATAATGAGCTATCATATTCTGCTCAGTGGCCAAATAAACTTTTTTTTTCCTGTTTAATTCCAAGTGAAACCGGAGGGGAGACCTTATTGGCAGATAGCAGAGAAATTGTAAAAGCAATGAATCCGGAAATTGTAGAAGAGGTAAAAAGAAAGGGAATTACTTATATCAGAAATTTACATGGCGGGTTGGGGTTAGGTCCCTCTTGGCAGGATACATTCGAAACTGCTGATCCACGTCAGCTTGAAACCTATTGTAAAAGCTATAACATCACCTATCAATGGGGCGAAAATGGAATTTTAAGACTCATGCAGCCGAGTAAAGGCGTCATTCGTCATAGAACGACAGATGAACTGATATGGTTTAATCAGATAGATCAATTCCATCCTGTGCACCTTGGGGATGAAATATATGAAATTATGCAGTCCATATATGAATCAACTGAAGATTTTCCAATGAATGTAAAATTTGGGGATGGAACTGCAATTGAAGAGGATATGGTTCATGAAATTCTGAATACGATAGAGACAGTTACTATTGCACCGGTTTGGAATAAAAACGAATTGCTGATCATTGATAATGAATTGGTTAGTCATGGGAGGAATGAGTTTTCTGGTGAAAGAAAAGTTTTAGTTTCTATGTCTAAATAA